From the Planktothricoides raciborskii GIHE-MW2 genome, the window CCATGTGGAAGGGGATGCGGTCGATCCAAAAAGTCGTCACAAGGGCAAATTTGAAACGGAAAGTTATCTGGAAAAACAAGGACTTCCGTTTACTTCCATTCGCCCAGTTTATATTTACGGCCCGCAAAACTATAACCCTCTAGAAGCCTGGTTTTTTGACCGCATTATGCGCGATCGCCCCATCCCTATTCCCGGCAACGGAATGCACATCACCCAACTCGGTCACTGCCAAGACCTTGCCAATGCAATGGCAGCAGTTCTGGGTAACTCCCAAGCGATCGGTCAAATTTATAACATCTCTGGCGATCGCTGTGTCACCTTTGACGGACTAGCCCGTGCTTGTGCGGCGGCGGCAGGAAAATCTCCTGACTCGATTCAAATTGTCCATTACGATCCAAAACAATTTGACTTTGGCAAACAGAAAGCTTTCCCCATGCGGGTGCAGCACTTTTTTACCGACATTCACAAAGCCAAGCAAGAACTCAACTGGCAACCTGAATTTGATTTAGTTTCCGGTCTGCGAGACTCTTTGGAAACAGATTATCTGGCAAAAGGTCAAGACAAAGCGGAAATAGATTTCAGCCTTGACGATCAAATTCTGGCAGCCGTTAAGTAATTATATTTGTTGTTGGTTGTTGGTTGTTGGTTGTTGGTTGGCATTAATTGATAATTGATAATTATCAATTATCAATTATCAATTAACTGATGAAGTAGATGGGCTTTTTTGTGGCCATAAATAGATCAGACCGGAAATTAGGGTAAGTCCGACGGATACCCAGAAGGCGATCGCGCCGATAGAATTCCAAGAGTCAATGGGAATCATTAATAAGGTGATCGCCACGATTTGAGAAACCGTTTTCAACTTGCCCCAAAAATTCGCCCCGGCGATCGGGCCGCTGAGACTGGAGTTAACCCGCCAACCGGTGATCGTCAACTCCCGCGCCAAAATCACAAACACCCCCCAAGCGGGCAAATCATTCCATTCAATAAATACCAGCAGTGGTGCTAACACCAACAACTTATCCACCAACGGATCTAAAAATTTACCCAACTCAGTGACTTGGTTGAGCTTTCGTGCCAAATAACCATCCAACCAGTCCGTCCCGGCAGCCACCAGAAAAATTCCCAGACAGATCCATTGAGACGTGGGGGTGGGATCGTGCAAACCGTAAAGCAAAAAAGGCACCGCCAAAAGACGGGAAAAAGAAATGGTGTTCGGCAGATTAATAGACACTTGGCAAAAATAAAGAAATTAATCAAAAACAACAAAAACAAAAAATTAAGGGGCAAGCCCGAAGAACAGCCCCTACGTTATCACTTTTTCTCAACGATGAAATTTTTAGAAATAAATCTTTAGAGATAAATCTTTGCTTGAATAAGTAGGGACGATTTTAGTAAGCCCCGTCTTTATTTAAAACCACCACTAGAGTTTTGACAATTAGCCCAATATCGTAGAACACCGACCATTTGTGCTGGTAGTCCAGATCCATTCTGACCACCTCTTCAAAATCTTTTACCGAAGAACGTCCGTGGGTTTGCCACTCACCAGTGATTCCTGGTTTCACATCCAAACGTCGCCAATGATGGGGTTGATATTGACTCACTTCATCCAGAGTCGGGGGACGAGTTCCCACCAAACTCATATCACCCATCAGTACATTCCAGAACTGTGGGAACTCATCTAAGCTAGTGCGACGCAGAAAACGACCCACCTTGGTAATTCTAGGGTCATCAGTATTTTTAAAGATGAGTCCTTTGGCTTGATTTTCTACTACATGCTTGAGTTTATCAGCATTGACGACCATTGACCGGAATTTCCACACTCGGAAACGGCGACCTTTATAGCCACAACGGACTTGACTGTAAAGAATCGGGCCTGGATCGTCGATTTGGATGGCGATCGCCAAAGGTATCAGTATAATTGCGGTAATAGTTAGACCCACCAAAGCGCCGACAATATCGATGAAACGCTTGATTTGACTATTCACTGACTGATGCACCTCGCCGATTGCCGGATCGCACGGAAGTCCTTTGTCAAAAAGAAATGACTTTAGAGATACCGGAGTAAGTATTTTTGAACTTGTAATCACGGCTAAAACCCAATCCTTTAGATATTCTTGTTCCTGGTTGTTGCCAATATATCCGTATTTTTTCGGATTCCACCCTGTTTTTGCAGACATTTTACTGAATCTTTATAAATCCACGGAAGTTTTTTAAATTTTTTAAGAACTTGTCTGATGGCTAGTATTTTTTTTGATTACTTGTGTTATATTCGTAAGTTTTTGTTTTTCTTTTTTTACCAAAAAATAAGTAAAATTATCAAGATTGTTTATGCCTCCTAGGTCAGATCGGTTTTTTCTATGGAAACCTAGATAATTAATGACATCCATAAGGAATCTGAAGAATTATGAGAATTTTCAGGCTTCCCATCCGATCGCAAAAATTTGTTTCCTTTGTCTTTTTTGACTCTTCTGCCGGAGATTTAAAACCCGTTAATCAAGAAAGACCAAACAATATTTAATCCGTACAAAAACTTAATATCATCCTAGCCATCCGCAAATTCTCGCATATGGCACCAATGAGATGGCCAAAAAATCTCCGTATAAATCAGCGTAAATACTGAGACAAAAGCAAGACAAAAGTCAACGCCTAACCGCGAGGGTCTCCAGGATGACTTGACTTGACTAGATCAAACCGCAATTGCCAGTGGGAATGTTGCCAAATTGGCAGAATTTTACAAAAATTTATGATGGAAATTCGCAATCATCTTCAGCTACTCCGTAATCATACGGATGACTGGCCTCTGGTCAAATGTTCGGGAACAAAATGTCCCCACCAGGTGGTTTTACCCAAACAAGTCTTCATCAGAAGGAATTGAAGTCATCGAAGTGAGATCGCTCAATTGGGCAAAAAAGTCATCTAGGTTTGATTTGGAGGATTCGTCTGATTCGAGATTAAGCTCAGAATTTGGCTCCGAGATCCAACGGTCAATATCTGAGAAATCC encodes:
- a CDS encoding sugar transferase, which translates into the protein MSAKTGWNPKKYGYIGNNQEQEYLKDWVLAVITSSKILTPVSLKSFLFDKGLPCDPAIGEVHQSVNSQIKRFIDIVGALVGLTITAIILIPLAIAIQIDDPGPILYSQVRCGYKGRRFRVWKFRSMVVNADKLKHVVENQAKGLIFKNTDDPRITKVGRFLRRTSLDEFPQFWNVLMGDMSLVGTRPPTLDEVSQYQPHHWRRLDVKPGITGEWQTHGRSSVKDFEEVVRMDLDYQHKWSVFYDIGLIVKTLVVVLNKDGAY
- the pgsA gene encoding CDP-diacylglycerol--glycerol-3-phosphate 3-phosphatidyltransferase yields the protein MNLPNTISFSRLLAVPFLLYGLHDPTPTSQWICLGIFLVAAGTDWLDGYLARKLNQVTELGKFLDPLVDKLLVLAPLLVFIEWNDLPAWGVFVILARELTITGWRVNSSLSGPIAGANFWGKLKTVSQIVAITLLMIPIDSWNSIGAIAFWVSVGLTLISGLIYLWPQKSPSTSSVN
- a CDS encoding NAD-dependent epimerase/dehydratase family protein codes for the protein MRILIMGGTRFIGVYLTKILVEKGHEVVLFNRGKKPAPVEGVQQIHGDRTDPEQIKTKLAHESFDAIFDNNGRELSDTQPLAEIFQGKVKHFVYVSSAGVYLKSDQMPHVEGDAVDPKSRHKGKFETESYLEKQGLPFTSIRPVYIYGPQNYNPLEAWFFDRIMRDRPIPIPGNGMHITQLGHCQDLANAMAAVLGNSQAIGQIYNISGDRCVTFDGLARACAAAAGKSPDSIQIVHYDPKQFDFGKQKAFPMRVQHFFTDIHKAKQELNWQPEFDLVSGLRDSLETDYLAKGQDKAEIDFSLDDQILAAVK